In one window of Helianthus annuus cultivar XRQ/B chromosome 17, HanXRQr2.0-SUNRISE, whole genome shotgun sequence DNA:
- the LOC110865828 gene encoding cullin-3A, with protein sequence MSSQKKMNFQIEAFKHRVVVDPKYAEKTWKILEHAIHEIYNHNASGLSFEELYRNAYNMVLHKFGEKLYSGLVLTMTSHLKEIAVSIEAAQGALFLEELDRKWTEHNKALQMIRDILMYMDRTFIPSTHKTPVHELGLNLWRDNIVHTIKIQTRLKNTLLELVQKERGGDVINRGLMRNVVKMLMELGSSVYQEDFEKPFLAVSADFYRAESQLFIESCDCGDYLKKAEKRLNEEIERVSQYLDAKSEVKITNVVEKEMIESQMNRLVHMENSGLVSMLMDDKYEDLGRMYNLFKRVPNGLSLIRDVMTSHIRETGKQLATDPERLKDPVDFVQRLLDERDKHDKIINLAFNNDKMFQNAVNSSFEYFINLNTRSPEFISLFVDDKLRKGLKGVSEEDVEVVLDKVMMLFRYLQEKDIFEKYYKQHLAKRLLFNKSVSEDAERSLILKLKTECGYQFTSKLEGMFTDMKTSDDTMKGFYEAMGPELGDGPTLVVHVLTTGSWPTQSTTACNLPSEILTVCDKFKTYYLGTHSGRRLTWQTNMGSADIKATFAKGQKHELNVSTYQMCVLMLFNNGDGLSYREIEQATEIPSLDLKRCLQSLACAKGKNVLRKEPMSKDIVEDDVFFFNDKFSSKFYKVKIGTVAAQKESEPEKQETRQRVEEDRKPQIEAAIVRIMKARRVLDHNNIVAEVTKQLQSRFLPNPVVIKKRIESLIEREFLERDKDDRKLYRYLA encoded by the exons ATGAGTTCACAGAAGAAGATGAATTTTCAAATCGAAGCCTTTAAACATCGAGTGGTTGTAGATCCAAAGTACGCCGAGAAGACTTGGAAGATTCTGGAGCATGCGATTCACGAGATTTACAATCATAACGCTAGCGGCCTCAGTTTCGAAGAACTTTACAG GAATGCCTACAATATGGTGCTGCATAAATTTGGAGAAAAGCTCTACTCCGGGCTTGTGTTAACCATGACTTCACATTTAAAAGAAATAGCAGTGTCAATAGAAGCTGCTCAGGGAGCTTTGTTTCTAGAAGAACTCGACAGGAAATGGACAGAACACAACAAAGCATTACAAATGATACGAGACATATTAATGTACATGGATAGAACGTTTATTCCTAGTACACACAAAACACCAGTTCATGAGCTTGGGCTTAATCTATGGCGGGATAATATCGTCCACACAATCAAGATCCAAACAAGACTTAAAAACACGCTTTTGGAACTCGTGCAGAAAGAAAGAGGAGGTGACGTAATTAACCGTGGCTTAATGAGAAACGTGGTTAAAATGTTAATGGAATTAGGTTCTTCGGTTTACCAAGAAGATTTTGAAAAACCGTTTTTAGCTGTTTCCGCTGATTTTTACCGTGCTGAATCTCAACTGTTTATTGAAAGTTGCGACTGTGGGGATTACTTGAAGAAAGCTGAAAAACGGTTGAATGAGGAGATCGAACGAGTTTCACAATATCTGGATGCGAAAAGCGAAGTGAAAATAACAAATGTGGTGGAAAAAGAGATGATCGAAAGCCAGATGAATAGATTAGTACACATGGAGAATTCAGGGTTAGTTAGTATGCTTATGGATGATAAATACGAAGATTTGGGTAGAATGTATAATTTGTTCAAAAGAGTGCCGAACGGGTTGTCATTAATAAGGGATGTGATGACATCACACATTCGGGAAACGGGTAAGCAATTAGCAACGGATCCGGAACGGTTAAAAGATCCTGTGGATTTCGTGCAACGTCTTTTGGATGAAAGAGATAAACATGATAAGATCATTAATCTTGCGTTTAACAATGACAAAATGTTCCAAAACGCTGTGAATTCTTCGTTTGAGTATTTCATTAATTTAAATACTCGGTCCCCGGAATTTATATCGTTGTTTGTCGATGATAAGCTAAGGAAAGGTTTAAAAGGCGTTAGTGAAGAGGATGTCGAGGTTGTACTTGACAAAGTTATGATGCTTTTTCGTTATCTTCAAGAAAAAGACATTTTCGAAAAGTATTATAAACAACACTTGGCGAAAAGGCTTCTTTTTAATAAGAGTGTGTCGGAAGACGCTGAGAGAAGTTTGATCTTGAAGTTAAAAACCGAATGCGGGTATCAGTTTACGTCAAAACTGGAAGGAATGTTTACCGATATGAAAACGTCTGATGATACGATGAAAGGATTCTACGAAGCGATGGGACCCGAGTTAGGTGATGGGCCGACACTCGTGGTCCATGTTCTCACAACCGGGTCATGGCCGACACAATCAACCACCGCGTGCAACCTTCCATCCGAAATCCTCACCGTGTGTGACAAGTTCAAGACGTATTATCTCGGGACCCACAGTGGGCGCAGGCTGACATGGCAAACAAACATGGGGTCTGCCGATATAAAAGCGACGTTCGCTAAAGGCCAAAAGCACGAGCTGAACGTTTCGACATACCAAATGTGTGTTCTTATGTTGTTCAACAATGGAGATGGGTTGAGTTATAGAGAAATTGAACAGGCTACCGAGATACCGAGTTTGGATTTAAAACGTTGTTTGCAGTCGTTAGCTTGTGCTAAAGGGAAAAACGTGCTTAGGAAAGAACCTATGAGCAAAGACATTGTAGAAGATGACGTGTTTTTCTTTAACGATAAGTTTTCTAGCAAGTTTTACAAGGTGAAGATTGGGACCGTTGCCGCGCAGAAGGAATCTGAACCTGAAAAACAGGAGACAAGACAGAGAGTCGAGGAGGACAGAAAACCTCAGATAGAAGCGGCGATTGTTAGGATTATGAAAGCAAGACGTGTCTTGGACCATAATAATATTGTGGCTGAGGTTACAAAGCAATTGCAGTCGAGGTTTTTACCGAACCCGGTTGTGATAAAGAAGAGAATCGAGTCGCTTATCGAGAGGGAGTTTCTAGAACGGGACAAAGACGATAGGAAGTTGTATCGTTACTTGGCTTGA